A genome region from endosymbiont of Acanthamoeba sp. UWC8 includes the following:
- a CDS encoding ABC transporter permease — MLKSNIIFLKNAQNPVKILFLNLAALTIVLSMFFCLSLAAKKTNVNISVYETEYISLASSNLPYYALMTSARIFIAVIFSLIFALCVSTLAAKSKKAEEIILPLLDVMQSIPILGYASFAVTFFVALSPHKVLGVEMAVIFVIFTSQVWNITFSMHQSLKTVPQDIIEASIIFGLSPWQRFWLAELPFAIPGLVWNIMVSVSGSWFFIVASEAISVGNINYTLPGIGSYLGAAIARKDWHAIIYSILTTLILIILYNKLIFQPLVVWARKFKYEMVNAQEISGSWIYNILSKSVLLKILFKPFSWFISKIFKFSFRSSLSLPSYKQHAIAKSKSFNYAWYLSIAFLTASLAYYIFSFLYNFSNLSQLTHVLFLGAITALRIIVLIFLALIILIPIGIYIGLNEKLAAGVQPVILFLAAFPANLLFPFFVIIIVSNNLNPNIWLSPLIILGAQWYILLNIIAGVSALPRELLEAASLFNIKGLIFIRKVILPSILPYIITGSLCASGGAWNASIVAEAVNWGGTTLYATGLGAYIAQNTIAGEYHNISLGVCIMCFYVMLLNKLVWRPLYKLTEKTLHLG; from the coding sequence CTTAGTATGTTTTTCTGTCTCAGTCTTGCAGCAAAAAAGACAAATGTTAATATTAGCGTTTATGAAACCGAGTATATTTCCCTAGCAAGTTCTAACTTACCCTATTATGCCTTAATGACCTCGGCAAGAATATTTATTGCGGTTATTTTTTCACTTATATTTGCTCTCTGTGTCTCTACACTCGCTGCAAAAAGTAAAAAAGCGGAGGAAATTATTCTTCCCCTTTTAGATGTTATGCAATCAATTCCGATTTTAGGCTATGCCTCGTTTGCAGTTACTTTCTTTGTTGCGCTTTCTCCTCATAAAGTATTGGGCGTGGAAATGGCGGTAATTTTTGTCATTTTTACTTCTCAGGTATGGAATATAACATTTAGCATGCATCAATCATTGAAAACGGTACCACAGGATATAATAGAAGCTTCAATTATTTTCGGATTATCTCCCTGGCAAAGATTTTGGCTGGCAGAGCTTCCTTTCGCCATTCCGGGTTTAGTTTGGAATATTATGGTTTCGGTATCGGGAAGTTGGTTTTTCATAGTTGCTTCCGAGGCAATATCGGTAGGTAATATTAATTATACCCTACCCGGCATAGGCTCTTACCTCGGTGCTGCAATAGCCCGAAAAGACTGGCATGCTATTATATATTCAATTCTAACTACACTGATTCTAATCATTTTATATAATAAGCTAATTTTTCAACCTTTAGTAGTTTGGGCAAGGAAATTTAAGTATGAAATGGTAAATGCTCAAGAAATAAGCGGATCTTGGATTTACAATATACTAAGTAAATCCGTATTATTAAAAATTCTATTCAAACCTTTTTCCTGGTTTATAAGCAAAATCTTTAAATTTAGTTTTAGAAGCTCCCTATCATTACCCTCTTATAAACAACATGCCATCGCTAAAAGTAAGAGCTTCAATTATGCCTGGTATCTGAGTATTGCGTTTCTAACGGCAAGCCTTGCTTATTATATATTCAGCTTTTTGTATAATTTCAGTAATTTGAGTCAACTTACCCATGTGCTTTTTTTAGGAGCTATTACTGCCTTAAGAATTATTGTTTTAATATTTTTAGCTTTAATTATATTAATCCCTATCGGAATATATATAGGTTTAAATGAAAAGCTAGCTGCAGGGGTGCAACCGGTAATATTGTTTCTTGCTGCTTTCCCGGCAAATCTGTTATTTCCTTTTTTTGTTATAATAATCGTAAGTAATAATTTAAACCCTAATATTTGGCTTAGCCCTTTGATTATACTTGGTGCACAATGGTATATTTTGTTAAATATCATTGCTGGGGTTTCAGCACTGCCGAGAGAACTCCTTGAAGCTGCTTCTTTATTTAATATTAAAGGCTTAATTTTTATAAGGAAAGTTATTCTGCCAAGTATTCTTCCTTATATAATTACCGGCTCTCTTTGCGCTTCAGGAGGAGCTTGGAATGCAAGCATTGTTGCAGAAGCTGTTAACTGGGGGGGAACCACTCTTTATGCGACCGGTTTAGGCGCTTATATAGCTCAAAACACTATTGCGGGAGAATATCATAACATAAGTTTAGGAGTATGTATTATGTGCTTTTACGTTATGCTTTTAAACAAATTAGTATGGCGCCCTTTATATAAATTAACTGAAAAAACTTTGCATTTGGGATAG
- a CDS encoding AAA-associated domain-containing protein: MAIKTNLPILELKNLNKYYDQPDGGKKVILDDINLSLNEREIVGILGRSGSGKSTLLRIISGLLPMSSGEIIYNGIPAPLPSSTLAMVFQTFALFPWLNVIENVSIGLESKNMPKDEINKKALDAISLIGLDGYENAYPKELSGGMKQRIGFARALVTNPKILLLDEAFSALDILTATELKAEFIDLWSVKKTGLKSILIVTHNIEEAVLLCDRVLIFSSNPGKVVSEIKINISHPRNRHDPEVRNLVDNIYTIMTNALSKNNSTDTLTKSVENESLLAQISTNKLNGVIEILFAEPYNGTADIYRLSEQLSLSIDCLFPILELLKTLKFALIKKGDVLLTSTGKMYAEADTDERKQIFARHLVENIALISNIRTALKLAKRKKVNRSHFIKELTKTLAEEQANKLLNIVISYARYAEIFSYNYATKTFSIK; encoded by the coding sequence ATGGCCATTAAAACTAATTTACCGATTTTAGAGCTTAAAAATCTTAATAAATATTATGATCAACCGGATGGTGGAAAAAAAGTTATTTTAGATGATATCAATTTATCTCTCAATGAACGAGAGATAGTAGGCATACTAGGACGTTCGGGTAGCGGTAAGTCTACTTTACTCAGAATTATTTCAGGATTATTACCTATGAGTAGCGGAGAGATTATATATAACGGTATTCCTGCTCCCTTGCCGTCCAGTACGCTTGCAATGGTTTTTCAAACATTTGCACTTTTCCCTTGGCTAAATGTTATTGAGAATGTATCAATAGGGCTGGAATCAAAAAATATGCCAAAAGATGAAATTAATAAGAAAGCTCTGGATGCAATTTCTTTAATCGGCCTTGACGGTTATGAAAATGCCTACCCCAAAGAGTTATCGGGCGGCATGAAACAAAGGATAGGTTTTGCAAGAGCACTAGTGACTAACCCTAAAATTTTGCTTTTAGATGAAGCTTTCTCTGCCCTTGATATATTAACTGCTACTGAACTTAAAGCTGAATTTATTGACTTATGGTCGGTTAAAAAGACCGGCTTAAAGTCGATTCTTATTGTAACCCATAATATTGAAGAAGCAGTTTTACTTTGTGATAGAGTTTTAATTTTTTCCTCTAATCCGGGCAAGGTAGTTTCAGAAATAAAAATTAATATATCTCATCCCCGCAATAGACATGATCCTGAAGTGAGAAATTTAGTGGATAATATTTATACCATAATGACTAACGCATTAAGTAAAAATAACTCGACCGATACACTTACTAAATCGGTTGAGAATGAGAGTTTACTGGCTCAAATTTCAACTAATAAGCTAAACGGGGTAATTGAAATTTTATTTGCTGAACCGTATAACGGCACGGCTGATATTTACCGACTATCTGAACAACTAAGCCTTTCTATTGATTGTTTGTTTCCTATTTTAGAATTATTAAAAACATTAAAGTTTGCATTAATTAAAAAAGGAGATGTTTTATTGACTTCCACGGGTAAAATGTATGCCGAAGCAGATACTGATGAACGTAAACAAATATTTGCCCGCCATTTAGTTGAAAATATCGCACTTATCAGCAATATCAGAACAGCATTAAAATTAGCTAAAAGAAAGAAAGTAAATCGCAGCCATTTTATAAAAGAGCTAACGAAAACCTTAGCCGAAGAGCAGGCAAATAAACTATTAAACATAGTCATCAGCTATGCAAGGTATGCGGAAATTTTCTCATATAATTATGCTACTAAAACATTTAGCATAAAGTAG
- a CDS encoding transposase, whose translation MPSNPYSLDLRYKTIRYLGKSRGLVVIMDNISFYKPQRSDQLIKSVCFKLPPHYSPNLNSVEKFWANMEQ comes from the coding sequence ATGCCATCGAATCCTTATAGTTTAGATTTAAGATATAAAACAATAAGATACTTGGGTAAAAGCCGAGGATTAGTAGTAATAATGGATAATATTTCTTTTTATAAACCTCAGAGAAGTGATCAATTAATTAAATCAGTTTGCTTTAAGCTACCCCCCCATTACTCACCGAATCTCAACTCGGTAGAGAAATTTTGGGCTAACATGGAGCAATAG
- a CDS encoding helix-turn-helix transcriptional regulator, whose translation MQITTAQIKAARTLLGWTTQNLADFSDLSVSTINNLENDRHSTHKKTMEKVMITFEKFGVCFVENSGVLVNSSIKVYEGLNGIQKYLDYNYEVLKASSSYHRIFTVNGVVLRQKLGSMIQVHYERIAKLDSVKVKMFTPDGKFLNFDKYSNFNIKKIPLYSSPLAAHSYFSGNVAIFCMEKLKVIVIQDQALFDVGVKNFDYIWDSFK comes from the coding sequence ATGCAAATTACTACCGCCCAAATAAAAGCTGCAAGAACATTATTAGGCTGGACTACACAAAATCTTGCCGATTTCTCCGATTTATCCGTAAGCACGATTAATAATTTAGAAAATGATCGGCATTCTACTCATAAAAAGACTATGGAAAAAGTAATGATTACCTTTGAGAAATTTGGGGTATGTTTCGTTGAAAATAGTGGGGTATTAGTTAATTCTTCTATTAAGGTGTATGAAGGGTTGAATGGTATCCAGAAATATTTGGATTATAATTATGAGGTGTTAAAAGCAAGTTCAAGTTACCATAGAATTTTTACTGTTAACGGCGTAGTGCTCAGGCAAAAACTTGGTTCTATGATACAGGTTCATTATGAGAGAATTGCCAAATTGGATAGTGTAAAAGTAAAAATGTTTACTCCGGATGGAAAATTTTTAAATTTTGATAAATATAGTAATTTTAATATCAAGAAAATTCCGCTATATAGCTCCCCATTAGCTGCACATTCATATTTTTCGGGTAATGTAGCTATATTTTGTATGGAAAAATTAAAAGTTATTGTTATCCAAGATCAAGCGTTGTTTGATGTGGGTGTTAAGAATTTTGACTACATATGGGATTCATTTAAATAA